A genomic stretch from Scatophagus argus isolate fScaArg1 chromosome 19, fScaArg1.pri, whole genome shotgun sequence includes:
- the dnajc5ga gene encoding dnaJ (Hsp40) homolog, subfamily C, member 5 gamma a isoform X2, which produces MAEPNPPRPQRKMSTAGESMYKVLGLEKGASAEDIKKAYRKLALKYHPDKNPDNPEAAEKFKEINNANSILNDETKRKIYDEYGSMGLYVSEQFGEESVKYYFLMSKWWFKGLVLCCTLFTCCCCCCCCCFCCGKCKPPDDDENYQYVDPEDLEAQIRAEQDGVK; this is translated from the exons ATGGCTGAACCGAACCCGCCCCGTCCCCAGAGGAAGATGTCCACCGCTGGGGAGAGCATGTACAAGGTGTTAGGGCTGGAGAAAGGAGCATCAGCTGAGGACATCAAGAAAGCATACAG GAAGCTGGCACTGAAGTACCACCCAGACAAAAACCCAGACAACCCGGAGGCAGCGGAGAAGTTTAAGGAGATCAACAACGCCAACTCCATTCTAAATGACGAGACCAAGAGGAAGATCTATGACGAGTATGGCTCCATGGGCCTTTACGTGTCAGAGCAGTTCGGAGAGGAGAGCGTCAAATATTACTTCCTCATGTCCAAATGGTGGTTTAAG GGTCTGGTGCTGTGCTGTACGCTGTTCacgtgctgctgctgttgctgctgctgctgtttctgctgcgGGAAGTGTAAACCGCCGGACGATGACGAAAACTACCAGTATGTCGACCCCGAAGACCTGGAGGCCcaaatcagagcagagcaggacgGAG TGAAGTGA
- the dnajc5ga gene encoding dnaJ (Hsp40) homolog, subfamily C, member 5 gamma a isoform X1 — protein sequence MAEPNPPRPQRKMSTAGESMYKVLGLEKGASAEDIKKAYRKLALKYHPDKNPDNPEAAEKFKEINNANSILNDETKRKIYDEYGSMGLYVSEQFGEESVKYYFLMSKWWFKGLVLCCTLFTCCCCCCCCCFCCGKCKPPDDDENYQYVDPEDLEAQIRAEQDGGHTVIIGQPTSNVAPESSEGPSKPIPLPMPMPAAEPQSRTSPAGEENPGETLPESK from the exons ATGGCTGAACCGAACCCGCCCCGTCCCCAGAGGAAGATGTCCACCGCTGGGGAGAGCATGTACAAGGTGTTAGGGCTGGAGAAAGGAGCATCAGCTGAGGACATCAAGAAAGCATACAG GAAGCTGGCACTGAAGTACCACCCAGACAAAAACCCAGACAACCCGGAGGCAGCGGAGAAGTTTAAGGAGATCAACAACGCCAACTCCATTCTAAATGACGAGACCAAGAGGAAGATCTATGACGAGTATGGCTCCATGGGCCTTTACGTGTCAGAGCAGTTCGGAGAGGAGAGCGTCAAATATTACTTCCTCATGTCCAAATGGTGGTTTAAG GGTCTGGTGCTGTGCTGTACGCTGTTCacgtgctgctgctgttgctgctgctgctgtttctgctgcgGGAAGTGTAAACCGCCGGACGATGACGAAAACTACCAGTATGTCGACCCCGAAGACCTGGAGGCCcaaatcagagcagagcaggacgGAG GTCACACAGTAATCATAGGCCAGCCCACATCTAACGTGGCTCCGGAAAGCTCTGAGGGCCCGAGTAAGCCCATCCCCCTGCCGATGCCAATGCCTGCAGCTGAGCCCCAGTCGCGGACCAGTCCAGCAGGGGAAGAAAACCCCGGAGAGACCTTACCAGAGTCAAAGTGA